In Parus major isolate Abel chromosome 1, Parus_major1.1, whole genome shotgun sequence, the following proteins share a genomic window:
- the LOC107213017 gene encoding C->U-editing enzyme APOBEC-1-like isoform X2, producing MPRRGFRGMYISKWALREHFDPRKYPRETYLLCELEWGRSSNFWQHWVRNDNDYHAEEYFLENIFEPRNNNFCNITWYLSYSPCPGCCQVIQDFLETHHNVNIDIRVARLYYADTASNRQGLRELHSSQGVTIDVMEEQGSSLLEPKNHRISQVERDPK from the exons caTGTATATATCTAAGTGGGCATTAAGAGAACACTTTGATCCCCGCAAGTATCCACGGGAGACGTACCTACTGTGCGAGCTGGAGTGGGGTAGGAGCAGCAACTTTTGGCAGCATTGGGTCAGAAATGACAATGATTACCATGCGGAAGAGTACTTCCTGGAGAATATCTTCGAGCCAAGAAACAACAATTTCTGTAACATCACCTGGTACCTGTCCTATAGCCCCTGCCCAGGGTGCTGCCAGGTAATACAGGATTTCCTGGAGACGCATCACAATGTGAACATAGACATCCGAGTAGCGCGGCTCTACTACGCAGACACTGCAAGCAACCGCCAAGGCCTGAGGGAACTTCACAGCTCGCAGGGAGTAACCATTGATGTCATGGAAGAACAAG gGTCGTCATTACTAGAaccaaagaatcacagaatatctcaAGTTGAAAGAGATCCAAAATGA
- the LOC107213017 gene encoding C->U-editing enzyme APOBEC-1-like isoform X1 translates to MPRRGFRGMYISKWALREHFDPRKYPRETYLLCELEWGRSSNFWQHWVRNDNDYHAEEYFLENIFEPRNNNFCNITWYLSYSPCPGCCQVIQDFLETHHNVNIDIRVARLYYADTASNRQGLRELHSSQGVTIDVMEEQDYKYCWETFIAGDVSYDFTPVDYQLEIWRNHLRLRTILTGRHY, encoded by the exons caTGTATATATCTAAGTGGGCATTAAGAGAACACTTTGATCCCCGCAAGTATCCACGGGAGACGTACCTACTGTGCGAGCTGGAGTGGGGTAGGAGCAGCAACTTTTGGCAGCATTGGGTCAGAAATGACAATGATTACCATGCGGAAGAGTACTTCCTGGAGAATATCTTCGAGCCAAGAAACAACAATTTCTGTAACATCACCTGGTACCTGTCCTATAGCCCCTGCCCAGGGTGCTGCCAGGTAATACAGGATTTCCTGGAGACGCATCACAATGTGAACATAGACATCCGAGTAGCGCGGCTCTACTACGCAGACACTGCAAGCAACCGCCAAGGCCTGAGGGAACTTCACAGCTCGCAGGGAGTAACCATTGATGTCATGGAAGAACAAG ACTACAAATACTGCTGGGAGACCTTTATAGCAGGCGATGTCAGTTATGATTTCACACCCGTGGACTATCAACTGGAGATATGGAGGAATCATTTAAGGCTCAGAACTATCCTTACG gGTCGTCATTACTAG